A single window of Methanomassiliicoccaceae archaeon DNA harbors:
- a CDS encoding FKBP-type peptidyl-prolyl cis-trans isomerase: MAPGQKKKRDIEPIMAISMVVFLLASVAVLAVFVNDNYISGSDSDTVQPGSTVTVDYAGSLYAYYNEDGALIFDTNVKAYSENYPIKGDFSKTTFSDYTVIPGSGGALTMFENALIGHKVGDTVKVLIPSADGYASKSITRDDQFSVPTVQYMSQTQFSSLYDFTVSAGAQVEFKTIYGWDATAVYSSDRGGVSIINKPVKGETYQLASNDLNDYGTANLTVDTMGDEIVCTIGVEGIDSDPYKMVWVNLESEKFYVQSNSGSVLTITTDPSAGEDLYFVIKIKSIA, from the coding sequence ATGGCACCAGGGCAGAAAAAGAAGAGGGACATCGAGCCCATTATGGCTATCAGCATGGTCGTTTTCCTTCTGGCGTCGGTAGCGGTACTTGCGGTATTCGTTAACGACAACTATATTTCGGGCTCTGACAGCGATACCGTCCAGCCAGGGTCCACGGTTACCGTGGACTATGCCGGCTCCCTTTATGCCTACTACAACGAAGACGGTGCGTTGATATTCGATACAAACGTCAAGGCATACTCCGAGAATTATCCGATAAAAGGTGATTTCAGCAAGACGACGTTCTCCGATTATACGGTCATTCCGGGAAGCGGCGGAGCCCTAACAATGTTCGAGAACGCGCTTATCGGACATAAGGTCGGAGATACGGTGAAAGTGTTGATACCTTCCGCCGACGGTTACGCATCCAAGAGCATAACCAGGGACGACCAGTTCTCGGTTCCGACTGTTCAGTACATGTCTCAGACCCAGTTCAGTTCGCTCTATGATTTCACCGTCAGCGCGGGGGCCCAGGTAGAGTTCAAAACGATCTACGGATGGGACGCTACCGCCGTGTATTCCAGCGATAGGGGCGGGGTGAGCATAATCAACAAGCCGGTCAAGGGAGAGACATACCAACTCGCGTCCAACGACCTGAACGACTATGGGACGGCGAATCTGACCGTTGATACGATGGGCGACGAGATCGTGTGCACCATCGGCGTCGAAGGCATCGATTCCGACCCCTACAAGATGGTGTGGGTCAACCTGGAATCCGAGAAGTTCTATGTTCAGAGCAATTCCGGATCCGTCCTCACAATAACCACGGACCCGTCGGCCGGCGAAGACCTGTACTTCGTCATAAAGATCAAGTCCATCGCTTAA
- the thiD gene encoding bifunctional hydroxymethylpyrimidine kinase/phosphomethylpyrimidine kinase — protein MRTALTIAGSDSIGGAGIQADIKAMGALDVHAASVITAITAQNTYEVADIFPVPMDFIEAQFRSVVSDLKINAVKTGMLYSSDIAELVADLLEDHEVPLVIDPVLTAGVGGSLAENGLADSIRKHLMPLCELITPNKYEAEILSGIEINNEYDATLACELIGRDGSSVYLKGGHMDTKKVIDYLYLNSQIKKFEYPRLNKSGHGSGCTLSSYITANCAKGMDIATAVTKSRAMIQKSIETQYSIGKGDDIVNALVRLDDNHPAKDVIDEVESISSRIVDILPSELVPKEGLNIAYAAPGAEGPEDIAAIAGRITLFNGKLKKNGPVKFGAAEQLSYMLLSAMKFEPETRSMMSLRYSSDTADILEELGYTVGRFDRRANKSIDSLVEDAVRKAGKVPDAIVDPDARKERIIRVFGKDPRDVLGKVETIF, from the coding sequence GTGAGAACTGCTTTGACGATAGCGGGTTCCGACTCCATCGGCGGAGCGGGAATTCAGGCCGATATCAAGGCCATGGGTGCATTGGACGTGCACGCTGCCAGCGTCATCACTGCAATAACGGCACAGAACACATACGAGGTGGCCGATATCTTCCCCGTACCCATGGATTTCATAGAGGCACAGTTCCGTTCCGTGGTCAGCGATTTAAAAATTAATGCCGTCAAGACCGGTATGCTCTACAGCTCCGATATCGCCGAACTTGTCGCAGACCTGCTGGAGGACCACGAGGTGCCGCTCGTCATCGACCCTGTGTTGACCGCGGGCGTCGGAGGCTCCCTTGCCGAGAACGGCCTTGCCGATTCCATACGCAAGCATCTGATGCCCCTGTGCGAGCTCATTACACCGAACAAATATGAGGCGGAAATTCTTTCCGGGATCGAGATCAACAACGAATACGATGCGACCCTCGCCTGCGAGCTCATAGGCAGAGACGGTTCGTCCGTGTACCTCAAGGGAGGGCACATGGACACAAAGAAAGTAATCGACTATCTTTATCTGAATTCGCAGATCAAGAAATTCGAATATCCCCGGCTGAACAAATCAGGGCACGGGAGCGGATGCACCCTGTCATCCTATATAACCGCCAACTGCGCCAAAGGGATGGATATCGCCACTGCGGTCACGAAGTCGCGCGCTATGATACAAAAATCGATAGAAACACAGTACTCCATCGGTAAAGGCGACGATATTGTGAATGCCCTTGTACGTTTGGATGATAATCATCCGGCGAAGGACGTCATCGACGAGGTCGAGTCCATTTCATCGAGGATCGTTGATATCTTGCCTTCCGAACTTGTTCCCAAAGAGGGCCTGAACATCGCATATGCCGCTCCCGGTGCCGAAGGCCCCGAGGATATCGCGGCCATCGCGGGACGTATCACTTTATTCAACGGCAAACTGAAGAAGAACGGCCCCGTTAAATTCGGGGCCGCCGAACAGCTTTCCTACATGCTGCTGAGCGCTATGAAGTTCGAACCGGAGACGCGTTCGATGATGAGCCTCAGATACAGCAGCGACACCGCCGACATATTGGAGGAGCTGGGATATACCGTCGGCAGGTTCGACCGCAGGGCCAACAAGTCCATCGATTCCCTGGTGGAAGATGCCGTTAGGAAAGCGGGAAAGGTCCCCGATGCAATAGTAGATCCCGACGCAAGGAAGGAACGCATTATAAGGGTCTTCGGAAAGGACCCCAGAGATGTTCTCGGCAAAGTCGAGACCATCTTCTGA
- the argH gene encoding argininosuccinate lyase, translating into MTQQALWSGRFDSEMDDSTLRFTSSLEVDAALGYYDVMGSLAHAKMLKKCNIIPKNDADSIISGLKRIAEEMESGAFEIDESLEDIHTCVEFRLTEIVGPAGGKLHTGRSRNDQVSTDFRMFLRDAVLEIVEKIERLRIGLIEVAEENSGTIMPGFTHMQHAQPVTLAHHLMAYVFKLGRDSERLIDSYNRINECPLGSAALAGTTYPIDRKMTAELLGFRKPTENSMDSVSDRDFAAELTFCSALMADHLSSLSEELVLWSSQEFGFVEMDDRYSTGSSIMPQKKNPDIAELIRGRSGSAIGALVTILTMLKGLPLTYNRDLQEDKKPVIDSLQSVADCVDMMYRMVTTMKVNKERMLDAMDKGQINATDLADYLVTKGVPFREAHGIVGAAVRYCISGGLKLEEVPLTELKKFSDKIGEDVYGTISIKQCVERRNSYGGTSPSSVTVQIEKARASVNDTMNFVTYESQTYEKCWTRLLG; encoded by the coding sequence ATGACACAGCAGGCTCTATGGTCCGGCCGTTTCGACTCGGAAATGGATGATTCCACCTTAAGGTTCACGTCATCGCTTGAAGTGGACGCGGCGTTGGGATACTATGACGTCATGGGGTCTCTGGCACACGCTAAAATGCTTAAGAAGTGCAACATAATCCCGAAGAACGATGCGGATTCCATAATAAGCGGTCTGAAAAGGATCGCAGAAGAGATGGAAAGCGGGGCGTTCGAGATCGACGAATCGCTGGAGGACATCCACACATGCGTCGAATTCAGGCTGACGGAGATCGTCGGACCTGCGGGAGGGAAGCTGCACACGGGAAGGAGCCGCAACGACCAGGTGTCGACAGACTTCAGGATGTTCCTGAGGGATGCGGTGCTCGAAATCGTGGAGAAGATCGAGAGGCTCCGCATAGGCCTCATAGAGGTCGCAGAAGAGAACTCCGGAACCATAATGCCCGGATTCACCCATATGCAACATGCTCAGCCTGTGACTCTGGCACATCATCTTATGGCCTACGTCTTCAAGCTGGGACGCGACTCCGAGCGCCTTATCGACAGCTATAACAGGATCAACGAGTGCCCGCTGGGCTCCGCCGCATTGGCGGGGACCACATATCCCATTGACAGGAAGATGACCGCCGAGCTGCTTGGGTTCAGGAAGCCCACCGAGAACTCCATGGACTCTGTCAGCGACAGGGATTTCGCCGCCGAGCTTACTTTCTGTTCCGCGCTCATGGCCGACCACCTTTCTTCGCTTTCGGAGGAACTGGTACTTTGGTCTTCACAGGAGTTCGGGTTCGTGGAGATGGACGACCGCTATTCCACCGGCTCTTCCATAATGCCGCAGAAGAAAAACCCCGACATCGCCGAGCTGATCCGAGGACGCTCCGGATCCGCGATCGGTGCGCTGGTGACCATACTTACAATGCTCAAGGGCCTTCCTCTGACATACAACCGCGACCTGCAGGAAGACAAGAAACCGGTCATAGATTCCCTGCAGTCGGTCGCCGACTGCGTGGACATGATGTACAGGATGGTTACGACCATGAAGGTCAACAAAGAAAGGATGCTCGACGCCATGGACAAAGGTCAGATAAATGCGACCGACCTCGCCGACTATCTTGTGACAAAGGGAGTTCCGTTCAGGGAGGCCCATGGAATCGTTGGCGCAGCGGTGAGATACTGCATATCCGGAGGGCTGAAACTGGAAGAGGTTCCTCTGACGGAACTGAAGAAATTCAGCGACAAGATCGGAGAGGATGTTTACGGAACGATCTCCATCAAGCAGTGCGTAGAACGCAGGAACTCCTACGGAGGTACGTCGCCGTCTTCGGTGACCGTGCAGATAGAGAAAGCCAGGGCATCGGTGAATGACACCATGAACTTCGTCACATACGAGTCCCAGACATACGAAAAATGCTGGACCAGGCTGCTGGGATGA
- a CDS encoding argininosuccinate synthase — translation MTNKECSDNGKKKGRDKVVLAYSGGLDTSVAIRWIQEEYDLDVIAVSIDVGQPPSQDDIIARAMRNGALKAELIDAKDEFINEYAWTVLKSNAMYQGVYPLSTAVARPLMVKKLVEVANREGAKYIAHGCTGKGNDQVRFDVGIVSLNPDLKIIAPMRDHPTTREQEIEYAREKGIEIIVKKESPFSRDENLWGSSCECGALEDPWAEPPAGVWQNTTDPEKAPDVPEYVEIEFENGVPVALNGKKMKGVELVEALDRIAGRNGVGRIDHVEDRLIGIKSRETYECPAAVTLITAHRAIEGLTLPRDTIEFKRTLEQKMCQIIYDGLWFDTLRGAIMAFIDKTQETVCGTVRIKLYKGSCSVVGRKSKNSLYDAGLSTYAEGDTFDHTSAVGFIYCWGLPGRTSAGVRRKNSKK, via the coding sequence ATGACAAACAAAGAATGCTCCGACAATGGCAAAAAAAAGGGCAGGGACAAAGTTGTCCTTGCATATTCAGGCGGTTTGGACACATCTGTGGCAATCCGTTGGATCCAAGAGGAATACGACCTTGACGTCATCGCGGTGTCGATCGACGTCGGACAGCCTCCGAGCCAGGATGACATAATCGCCCGCGCGATGAGGAACGGAGCCCTCAAAGCCGAGCTCATCGACGCAAAGGACGAGTTCATAAACGAATATGCATGGACCGTACTGAAGTCGAACGCGATGTATCAGGGCGTTTATCCTCTGAGCACCGCCGTCGCAAGGCCTCTGATGGTCAAAAAGCTTGTAGAAGTGGCCAACAGGGAGGGTGCCAAATACATCGCCCACGGCTGCACCGGAAAGGGCAACGACCAGGTAAGATTCGACGTGGGCATCGTTTCGCTCAACCCGGACCTGAAGATCATAGCTCCCATGAGGGACCACCCGACCACCCGCGAACAGGAGATCGAGTACGCGAGGGAGAAGGGCATAGAGATTATCGTAAAGAAAGAAAGCCCGTTCTCCCGTGACGAGAACCTATGGGGGTCGTCGTGCGAATGCGGCGCCCTGGAGGACCCATGGGCCGAGCCTCCGGCCGGCGTGTGGCAGAACACCACCGACCCCGAGAAGGCACCTGATGTTCCCGAGTATGTGGAGATCGAATTCGAGAACGGTGTGCCGGTGGCCCTTAACGGAAAGAAAATGAAGGGCGTCGAACTGGTAGAGGCCCTAGACAGGATCGCGGGAAGGAACGGTGTCGGAAGGATCGACCACGTCGAGGACCGCCTCATCGGAATAAAGAGCAGAGAGACATATGAATGCCCCGCGGCCGTTACACTGATAACGGCCCACCGCGCCATCGAGGGCCTTACTCTCCCAAGGGACACGATAGAGTTCAAGCGCACACTCGAACAGAAGATGTGCCAGATAATATACGACGGCCTCTGGTTCGATACCTTGCGCGGAGCGATAATGGCGTTCATAGATAAGACTCAGGAGACCGTTTGCGGCACAGTTCGTATAAAACTCTACAAAGGAAGCTGCTCGGTCGTCGGAAGGAAGTCGAAGAACTCGCTGTACGATGCAGGCCTTTCGACATATGCGGAAGGCGACACGTTCGACCACACGTCCGCAGTAGGTTTCATCTACTGCTGGGGACTCCCCGGAAGAACGTCTGCCGGCGTGCGCAGGAAAAATTCGAAGAAGTGA
- the argC gene encoding N-acetyl-gamma-glutamyl-phosphate reductase, with amino-acid sequence MKNIGIIGGTGYTGGELARILSMHPDVNIAAMTSRQNAGQKVSSLQPNLKGYTDIEFTESIPDSVDVDLVFVATPHGAAMKLVPGFIDRGIKAIDLSGDYRLHDIPLYEKWYGHEHTDPDNLENAVYGLPEFYRDSIQKADLVANPGCYATSAILPLAPLVRSGLTEGPIFIDGKSGTSGAGMNPSQRLHHPTCGESVIPYSVGLHRHTPEIETVVGDISGKDTNVLFVPHLVPIVRGIISTCYFRFAEEVGQEKLDALYRKTYDSEFFVDYVKEPSIRAVVASNHAQVASHADGASAVAFGVLDNLVKGASGQAVQCMNLMLGLEETEGLKAPGLGV; translated from the coding sequence TTGAAAAACATTGGTATAATCGGGGGCACCGGGTACACGGGCGGAGAGCTCGCGCGCATCCTTTCGATGCACCCAGATGTCAACATCGCAGCGATGACATCGCGCCAGAACGCCGGGCAGAAGGTGAGCAGTCTGCAGCCCAACCTCAAGGGATATACCGACATCGAGTTCACGGAGTCCATTCCTGATTCCGTCGATGTCGACCTCGTGTTCGTGGCCACGCCCCACGGGGCGGCGATGAAGCTCGTCCCGGGGTTCATCGACCGCGGCATCAAGGCGATCGACCTCTCGGGAGACTACAGGCTCCACGACATACCGCTGTACGAGAAATGGTACGGCCACGAGCATACGGACCCCGATAATCTGGAGAATGCGGTTTACGGGCTCCCGGAGTTCTACCGCGACAGTATCCAGAAGGCGGATCTGGTGGCCAACCCGGGATGCTATGCGACCTCCGCAATATTGCCTCTGGCGCCGCTGGTTCGCAGCGGGCTGACGGAAGGGCCGATATTCATCGACGGCAAGAGCGGAACGTCAGGGGCGGGAATGAACCCGTCCCAGCGCCTGCACCACCCGACATGCGGCGAGTCCGTGATACCGTACAGCGTCGGTCTGCACCGACACACGCCGGAGATAGAAACTGTAGTGGGCGACATATCGGGAAAGGATACCAACGTCCTTTTCGTGCCGCATCTTGTTCCTATAGTACGCGGAATAATCTCAACGTGTTATTTCCGTTTTGCCGAGGAAGTCGGGCAGGAGAAGCTCGACGCATTGTATCGCAAGACGTATGATAGCGAGTTCTTTGTCGATTATGTGAAAGAACCGTCGATCAGGGCAGTAGTGGCCTCCAACCACGCGCAGGTAGCCTCCCATGCGGACGGCGCGAGCGCAGTGGCGTTCGGGGTGTTGGACAACCTTGTTAAAGGAGCTTCCGGGCAGGCGGTTCAGTGCATGAACCTGATGCTGGGGCTCGAAGAAACTGAAGGGCTGAAAGCGCCCGGACTCGGAGTGTGA
- the argJ gene encoding bifunctional ornithine acetyltransferase/N-acetylglutamate synthase: MNTIDGGVTTPEGFKATGVHSGVKYRSLDLGMVYSVVPANAFVGYTSNNVKAAPVQVMMKQNSPLLSAVVINSGNANALTGRRGIEDAMSMQSAAAAELSLKSEQVGIMSTGLIGRFMDMHKVRYGISRAAKELDSGREADAKISEAIMTTDTMKKEFAVSVRLGDGTLVYIAALAKGSGMIAPHLRVLHGTTLSIITTDAKLSPAFAKKWQEILDDTMNMVSVDGDQSTNDTSILLANGMSKSGVADEDPEFVDALTYLMTKTAKAIAIDGEGATKLIEVDVSGAKTKEDARAVVKTVLNSPLVKSAIFGSDPNYGRIMMAIGNSGAEFNLEEMRLTIKGGDMEVPILDGGAPVFQEERSVEVVRMAMDNKEVTIIVDLAAGDETSTGWGCDLTYDYVRINAEYAT, from the coding sequence ATGAACACAATAGACGGAGGGGTCACCACCCCTGAAGGATTCAAAGCCACCGGAGTGCACAGCGGCGTCAAGTACCGCTCGCTGGACCTGGGCATGGTATATTCGGTGGTCCCGGCGAACGCTTTCGTCGGATATACGAGCAATAACGTTAAAGCTGCACCCGTGCAGGTCATGATGAAGCAGAACTCGCCGCTGCTTTCCGCGGTCGTCATAAACAGCGGAAATGCTAATGCGTTGACCGGACGCCGCGGTATCGAGGACGCAATGTCGATGCAGTCCGCCGCCGCCGCGGAACTAAGTCTTAAATCCGAACAGGTCGGAATAATGTCCACGGGGCTCATCGGGCGCTTCATGGACATGCACAAGGTCCGTTACGGCATCAGCCGCGCGGCCAAAGAGCTTGATTCGGGAAGGGAGGCTGATGCGAAAATATCGGAAGCGATAATGACGACGGACACGATGAAGAAGGAGTTCGCCGTAAGCGTCCGTCTGGGAGACGGCACTCTGGTCTATATCGCCGCGTTGGCGAAGGGCAGCGGTATGATCGCACCCCACCTCCGCGTGCTTCACGGGACAACGCTCTCGATAATAACCACAGACGCGAAACTATCTCCCGCATTCGCAAAAAAATGGCAGGAGATACTGGACGACACAATGAACATGGTCTCCGTGGACGGTGACCAGTCCACTAACGATACGAGCATACTCCTGGCCAACGGCATGTCGAAGAGCGGCGTTGCCGACGAGGACCCCGAATTCGTGGATGCTCTCACATACCTTATGACAAAAACGGCCAAAGCGATAGCCATTGACGGCGAAGGGGCCACAAAGCTCATCGAGGTCGATGTCTCAGGGGCCAAGACCAAAGAGGATGCCCGCGCTGTCGTTAAGACGGTCTTGAACTCCCCGCTTGTGAAGTCCGCCATATTCGGGTCCGACCCGAACTACGGGCGTATAATGATGGCAATAGGCAACAGCGGGGCCGAGTTCAATCTGGAGGAGATGCGCCTCACGATAAAGGGAGGCGACATGGAGGTCCCCATCCTCGATGGAGGGGCGCCGGTGTTCCAGGAGGAACGTTCGGTCGAAGTGGTCCGCATGGCGATGGACAACAAGGAGGTCACGATAATCGTCGACCTTGCCGCAGGCGACGAAACCTCCACCGGCTGGGGATGCGACCTCACCTACGATTACGTGCGCATCAACGCAGAATATGCCACATGA
- the argB gene encoding acetylglutamate kinase — MLYLIKFGGNAISDDEDLSRLCEEIWEMTDQGSKIILVHGGGPEISAEMERLGMKPAKINGVRVTDAEGLEVAAKVLKKINTRVTDALYGADVPHIGMPAYACTMCKKTDPVAYIEDGIEKTADMGLVGEVVSVDTGMLNDILDAGVVPVIYPIGSDGVNDLNVNADTMAAGIAAGMECDEMIAITDVPGVLKDVKDPSSKYDKLTTEQVLALIKDGTISGGMIPKVEACIKAVRAGARAVRMVNGKDPDNIVSNISAESNKGTVITK, encoded by the coding sequence ATGCTCTACCTGATCAAGTTCGGCGGTAACGCCATAAGCGACGACGAGGACCTCTCCCGCCTCTGCGAAGAGATCTGGGAGATGACGGACCAAGGTTCCAAGATCATTCTTGTGCACGGGGGAGGGCCCGAGATATCTGCCGAGATGGAAAGGCTCGGCATGAAGCCCGCCAAAATCAACGGAGTGAGGGTGACCGACGCCGAGGGCCTCGAGGTCGCGGCCAAGGTGCTGAAGAAGATCAATACCAGGGTGACCGACGCATTGTACGGCGCGGACGTCCCGCACATAGGGATGCCGGCATATGCATGCACCATGTGCAAAAAGACGGATCCGGTCGCATATATCGAAGACGGTATAGAGAAGACGGCGGACATGGGTCTTGTCGGAGAGGTGGTCAGTGTGGACACCGGCATGCTCAATGACATATTGGATGCGGGCGTCGTACCGGTAATATATCCTATCGGTTCGGACGGCGTCAACGATCTGAACGTCAACGCCGACACGATGGCGGCCGGGATAGCTGCGGGCATGGAATGCGACGAGATGATCGCGATAACGGACGTCCCGGGTGTTCTGAAGGACGTTAAAGATCCCTCGTCCAAATATGACAAGCTGACGACAGAACAGGTGCTGGCACTTATAAAGGACGGCACAATATCCGGCGGGATGATCCCCAAGGTCGAAGCCTGCATCAAAGCCGTCCGCGCCGGAGCCCGCGCGGTGCGCATGGTGAACGGTAAGGACCCGGACAATATAGTTTCGAACATATCTGCCGAAAGCAACAAAGGAACTGTCATTACGAAGTGA
- a CDS encoding acetylornithine transaminase: MDFQEIKEMSQKYLFQNYGRIDMAFTHGEGSYLYDTEGKKYLDLVSGIAVNALGYSHPEWVKAVQGQVARMTHTSNLYYVKEQAELAQRISTITPGDLDRTLFVNSGAEANEGAMKLAVRYTGKHKVISALNGFHGRTAASLGATGQTKYQKTFEPLISNAFSYYDYGDAESVKSVISKDTAALLIEPIQGEGGVATAPKEFFKAVRDICNDNGTLMVVDEVQTGMGRTGKWFGIEHFGIVPDIITMAKGLGGGTPIGALVSTEEISKVMTPGSHGTTFGGNPLVCTAGKAVIDIMKKEKLVENAASVGKRWMDDMKSINSSKIKDVRGYGLIIGIEMDSPGTATYVQKYCRDNGVLVNVCHGNVVRLIPPLIINDAEKDVFTSLLKECVY, translated from the coding sequence ATGGATTTCCAAGAAATCAAAGAAATGAGCCAGAAGTATCTTTTCCAGAATTATGGGCGCATAGACATGGCTTTCACCCACGGAGAAGGATCATATCTTTATGACACCGAGGGCAAGAAGTACCTCGATCTGGTGTCAGGCATAGCGGTCAACGCGCTGGGATATTCGCACCCCGAGTGGGTAAAAGCCGTCCAGGGCCAGGTCGCCCGCATGACCCACACATCCAATCTTTACTATGTGAAGGAACAGGCAGAACTGGCACAGCGCATCTCCACGATAACCCCGGGAGATCTGGACCGCACGCTTTTTGTCAACAGCGGGGCGGAGGCCAACGAAGGCGCTATGAAGCTCGCAGTGCGCTATACGGGAAAACATAAGGTGATCTCGGCGCTTAACGGCTTCCACGGACGTACGGCGGCATCGCTGGGGGCCACAGGTCAGACGAAGTACCAGAAGACCTTCGAACCTCTGATAAGCAACGCTTTCAGCTACTATGATTACGGAGATGCCGAGTCTGTAAAATCGGTCATCTCGAAAGATACCGCGGCCCTCCTCATCGAGCCTATACAGGGAGAAGGAGGCGTTGCCACTGCACCGAAGGAGTTCTTCAAGGCCGTAAGGGACATCTGCAACGATAACGGCACGTTAATGGTCGTAGACGAAGTCCAGACCGGAATGGGACGCACCGGAAAATGGTTCGGGATAGAGCATTTCGGCATCGTTCCGGACATCATAACCATGGCCAAGGGATTGGGAGGGGGTACGCCCATAGGCGCGCTGGTCTCCACCGAGGAAATATCCAAGGTAATGACGCCCGGCTCCCACGGCACAACTTTCGGCGGAAACCCTCTCGTATGCACTGCAGGAAAAGCCGTCATCGATATAATGAAGAAAGAAAAGCTTGTAGAGAACGCCGCATCGGTCGGAAAACGCTGGATGGACGACATGAAGTCCATCAACTCGTCCAAGATCAAAGATGTTCGCGGATACGGGCTCATCATAGGGATCGAGATGGATTCTCCGGGAACGGCAACGTACGTTCAGAAGTACTGCCGCGACAACGGTGTGCTGGTCAACGTCTGCCACGGCAACGTGGTACGTCTGATACCTCCGCTGATCATAAACGATGCCGAAAAGGATGTATTCACTTCTCTGCTGAAGGAATGCGTTTACTGA
- a CDS encoding FeoA family protein, whose translation MQQTCNATCSSCHGCVKVNTSDEEELSDPSAGGIPLAMVKDGNSGKIVRISGRSELRRYLSNLGFVVGTDISVVNTISGNILLEIRGTRIAMDRSMASKVFVIPEVC comes from the coding sequence ATGCAACAAACATGCAATGCAACCTGCAGTTCCTGCCACGGTTGCGTGAAAGTGAACACATCGGACGAGGAAGAGCTCTCGGACCCATCTGCCGGAGGGATACCTTTGGCGATGGTAAAGGACGGCAACTCCGGAAAGATAGTTCGCATATCGGGGAGGAGCGAGCTGCGCAGATATCTCTCAAACCTGGGATTCGTCGTCGGGACCGACATATCCGTGGTTAACACGATCTCCGGGAATATTCTCCTTGAGATCAGGGGAACCCGTATAGCGATGGACAGGTCGATGGCGTCGAAGGTTTTCGTTATCCCGGAGGTCTGCTGA
- a CDS encoding FeoA family protein, whose product MVTLREVACGGSAKVVRISAQGPMRKRIMDMGITKGCTVMVRKVAPLGDPMEVCVRGYELSLRKSEAEAIEVE is encoded by the coding sequence ATGGTCACGCTCAGGGAGGTGGCCTGCGGCGGTTCCGCCAAGGTCGTACGGATAAGCGCACAGGGCCCGATGAGGAAACGCATCATGGATATGGGCATAACGAAAGGCTGCACGGTCATGGTCAGGAAGGTAGCGCCTCTGGGAGACCCGATGGAAGTTTGCGTGCGCGGATATGAGTTGAGTTTGAGGAAAAGCGAGGCCGAAGCAATAGAAGTGGAGTGA